Within the Sporosarcina luteola genome, the region GCATCATTCTTCGATAGATAAAAAGGAAAGAGAATTTGTAGAGAAAACGATTATGGAATCTAAACTACCGAAAAGCGTGGTAGCCACAAGTTCATTGGAATTAGGAATTGATATAGGGGATATTGACGTTGTTATTCAATTGGATAGCACGTTTACTGTATCTTCTTTAAAGCAAAGGCTAGGCCGGTCTGGTAGAAAGAAAGATGCAAACCAAATGCTACAACTATATAGCACCAAGGAAGATAGCCTTTTACAGTCCTTAGCCGTTATGGAGTTGGTACTTGAGAAATGGATAGAGCCCTCTGCTAATTACCCGTTTCCGATAGACATTGCATTCCATCAAATCATCTCTATTTGCCAAGAGACAAATGGTGTAAGTTATAGTGAACTAATTGATAGAATTGGATCAAATCACATTTTATATACCATAGATAGTGTGAGTCTCCAAGCATTGATCAGCCATATGATTGAGCAAGATCACTTAGAAGTTGTTCGAGAAAAGGATGAACTAATCGTTGGGATTGAAGGGGAACGGATATTAAGGAGTAAGGAATTTTACTCGGTTTTCATAACACCTGAAGAATATGAAGTCTTATCCGGGATTAGAAGGATAGGTAAACTAGACAAATCACCCTTCATCAGTGCAGGAGACAATATTATACTAGCAGGTAAATTGTGGACCATCTTAGGTGTCGATGCGGATAAAAATAAAGTATATGTAAATAGCGCAGTGAACGGAAAACCTCCCCTGTATGTAGGTAGTGGGGGGAAGCTGCACAAAAAAATCGGAAAAAAAATGTGGGAGATTGCTATTTCTGATAGAGAGTTCTCATATACGAACGAGGAAGCTACAAATACACTCAATAGCATGCGTGCTAAGTATCAGCATTATGGATTTTTGTCGAATCAAAGGCCAGTTTGGGTAGATAAAGAAGAGATGTTGATAGAGACCTTTACTGGCACAACAATAGCTCAAACTCTTGGTTGGATGTTAAGAGCATTTGGTGTCAATGTAATAGGGATAGATGGTATTGGGAGAATTAGAATTAAAGGGACGCCTGAAATTAATACTATTCTAAGCAAGATTCGGCAAAAAGACTGGCAACCGGAAGCGCTATTGCCACATACCAAAGAAAATGAATATTATTCCTCAAAGTACTCAATTTATTTACCAAAGAGCCTGCAAGATAAGATCCATATGGCTCATGAAATAGATCTTATATCCACATTGGATTATTTAAATCAAAATAATTTTAGACATATTAACTTAACTTGAGATATCATTCATTGCCTGATTGGATGAACCATTAAATGGCAATCGGAATAAATCTAATGATTAATAGGACTTTGAAGTAGGATGCTTTTAAAAGCAAACCACCTACTGTTACATGCTTATGGATAAGAAGATACAATCTTAATTTCAATTATACTTTTAAACAAAATCATAGCTGCCTATCGATCCCGACTAAGGATGTATGATATGATCTCCATAACAATAGGGCGTATCGCATATGCAGTATCTGTTGGTGATTTAGGAGGTTAATTGAAATGAGTAATTCAAAACAATTTTATTCAGATGGCTTAGTTAATATAGAAAGATTGTTGAATGGGCAAGATTACTATGAAATACCCGTACTTCAAAGAAACTACGTTTGGTCGAAGGATAATATAAAAGACTTAATTAGCGATATTAAAGAAAGTATGGATGAGGATCATACACAGGACTATTTTATTGGCAGCATGGTTTTTTCGGAAGGCAAAGAGCGGAAGGTAGTCGTTGACGGACAACAGAGGATTACTACGCTTTCTTTGATCTTTGCTGTAGCGGTAGCACAATTTAATAAGAATAATGATACTGATTATATAGGTTTGTATTCCCCATACCTCTACAAAGGGACGCCGAATGATGAAGGGGTTATTATTTCAATGAATCGCTTGAAACACCATGAAAAGGATAACTCTTTTTTTACTAACTTAATAAATAGTAGACCTGTTGGGAATACGGTTACCACATCTCAAACGAATATGGCTAATGCCAGAGTAACAATTGAAGAAGAACTGGGCTCATTTAATGAAAATGAACTGAAAAGATTCATTAACTACTTGGCAAAACGGGTACATATTGTCTCCATGGTAACTAGTGATCTTAATATGGCTTTTCGAATCTTTGAGACGTTAAATGATAGAGGGGCGAAACTCCAGCCAGAAGATCTTTTGAAAAATATGTTGCTGAGGAACTTATCTGACGGAAGCTATGATCAAGTTGCAAAAAGCTGGGATAACTTCATCAATGTTCTAACCTCTGATAATGGAAAAATGCTCGTTCCAACTTCCACGTTCTTAAAGCATTATGTAATGTCAAAAGGGCACCTCGTACAGAAGGCTAAATTATATGACTGGTTTGAGAAGAGAACCCAATCATCTACAGTTAGTCAAGCCTCATTAGGGTATGAGATAAATACAAATGAAGGAATTAATGCATTTATCAATGAATTGGCTGATGAGGCCAAGTTATACGTGAAAGCACTCTCTGGTAATTTCGAGGAATCTATTGATAACTGTATTGCGTTAGGGGTCAAGCAAGTATTAGTTATGGTGTTGGCTTCAAAGAAGCTTGACGAAACAAAGAGGAAAAAAGTATTTACATTAATGGAGTCATTAATCTTCTCTTACGTAATTACAGCTTCAAGATTTAATGTTGTTGAAAAAAGCCTGTATAAAGTTGCAGGAAAGATTAGAAATGCACATATAGACACTGCATTATTTGAAGAAGCGATCAAGGATATAGAAGCATTAATCTTGGATAAAAAAGAGCAGGCCTTAACCGCTCTAGTGGATTTTAAAATGAAAAAGTCTGACCGGAAAAAAGCTAAATATATTCTGTCTAAATTAGGTGAGTCTTTAGATGATATTGATCATTCCGGTTTCACGATTGAACACATCATGCCTGAAGAAAAGTCTGCTGGTTGGAAACATGTCAAAGAGACTGCAGAGGATTACCAAGCCTTAGTATCAAGTATCGGAAATCTTACGCTAATAAACCCGTCTGGAAATAGTTCTCTAAAGAACAAGGACTTTGATAGTAAAAAACAGGTTTATAATAATCAAACAATGCTTACCAAAACGATCGTCGAAAGTGTTAATACAGGGACGAAAAATACTAAGCATGACAAGGCGATTAAAGCGTTTAATTATAGCCCTGTCAGTGGAACGTGGAATAGAAAAGAGATCGAGAGAAGAGCCAAGGCATTACGAAACTTGGCAGAATATATTTGGTTTAAGTTCTAATAGTTTATCTGCAAAAATAATCCATCCAAGAGTGGCACACTCAATAGGATGGATTATTTTATTTCATTTATATGAAGCATCACAAGTAGATGAGTTTTTTTCTGTAGCATGTGTATGCTGTATTTGTGCTAGATCATCGAATGAACGGTGGATATCTTGACATCTTTTAGCAGGTATATCCAATTTTAAAATGATGATTCTACCGCTTTATTGATAAATTGCGGAGAAGGCACTACCGGAAAAATGGACATGTATAGCAGGTGGCAGTATAAATTCTCTTCTTTGGGTAGCCAATGGAATTACATAGAGCTATGTCAATAGGTCACGGTAGAGCATAGGAGAGAATAGAAACACTTGATGTTGGTGGGTGCTAGGAGACGGTTGTGTTGACAAGGGGTTTTTAGTATGTAAGGGATATTTGGGCAAGTTCAAGAAGGCTAGGTCACAGGATGGGGTCTAATACATCGACATTAAAAAAAGCTTATGGAATATAGTGGGGTCTTCATGTCCGTTATATAATTACGTGAAGGCTTTTTAGATAATTATAGTATCGATTTAAAGATATCTCAAATCTCATAATAACTTACTCTTCGAAAATCTAATTTGGAAAGATAATGAATTATGGTAAAATAGATACAACTCTATTCAGGAAATTAATTAGTGTACACATGTTACAAGAAGAAAAAAAGGTGTATAGATAGGAGAATAACTTTGAAGAAGTTTGTAACACAACATTTTTCCTCCTTTATTATTTCTATTTTAGCAGGATTAAGTCTACTATATTTCCAACAACAGTCTCCTGAGGTTAAATATACACTTTCAGAAAACATTCCAATAATTGGGGATATTGCTGGTTTGGAAAAGGACACAAACATTCAATTATTAGAAGTGAAAAATACTGGAAATAAAGAAGCGAACAATATTCAAGTAATTTTGAACGGTGAAATTGAAAATGTTAGCGTTGAAAAGAATTCAAGTGGAGATGATTTTCAAATATATAAAAGTCACGATAACGTTGAACTTGTATATACCTCTCTACCAGTTACGGGAACATTCAAAATGGTTATCCAAACAAACATACAACCTATTAAAGATTCGACACTGATTATTAAGCATAATGAGGGGCAGGGACTTAATGCATTAGAAAATCATAAAATAAGTTTTTCACTTATTATCGCGTGGATAATTATAGTTATATATTTATTGAGCACTTTTAAAGATTTGTATATTCGGGGTCTTTATAGAAAGTCATATTACTATAAACAGCTAGATATTCTTCATAAAGTAAAACCTTGGTATATCTCCAATGGACATTGGAAAGAAATTAGAAATACGGCGATCGATACATTGTTTACAAATGATATTGATCATAACACCATTGAAGAAGTAGCTGGATATAAATTGCTTTCTGATGACAAACATTCAAATATAACTATGAATGAATGGGAAAAAATAATTAAGTTTAGTGAAGAACAAATAAAACGTTGGGTTGATAAGTATATTAACCGTTCGTTTAGAAAATCAAGTGAAATAAGCGTATTACTAAGGACTATAAAGCCGAAATATTATTCAGAGATTAATTGGCTTGAGTTAATTAACATTGTAGAACGTGAACTGGTCGAAAAATTAAAGAGAGAAATTGGCAGTAATTCACTTGATCAACTAATGAATATTGATTTTTCTGTATTGAATATAATGAAAAGAGAAAGTAAAGAAGACTTCACATATTATTACTTACAGTTACTCGTAAATAAAATTGAAAGTGCTATAAATGAGAGTGAAAAGCCTTTCGATATATATATAAAGTATTGTGATAGCAATGATATAATTCCGCAGTATTTATTAAACCATTTGGAACGAGTGGCGAAAAATAAACAACTTATAATAACTCCCAACTTATATGAAAAAGAGAATGCTCAAAGATTTATTGAAGAAGCAAGTGAAAGAAACTATGGTGCCTATTATTTCTCGGTATTGACTAAGATTGCTAGATTGACAGTTGAATTAGACAATAAAATACTTAAATATAATTACCTAAATAAAACATTGCAGCAAATAATATATTCTTATAACGAACCTATAATTAAACCTGATTTCGTAGATTTTGATGAATTTGAAAAATTAATGAAACTAGATACAGAAATTGCAGAATATAAATCAAAACGAAAAGAAGTTGAAGATGCTAAAGAAGAAGTGATTCCATTAAAAAGGAAAATAGAGAAACAATTAAGTATTATTGATATTGTGTTAAACAATCCTAAGGAAATAGAAAAAATAGAAGACTACAGTAGTGAATTTTCACCAGGAAACTTTAAAAATTTAAAGGAATTAGCAGTTAAGATAAGTGAGGATAAATAGGGCAGGCAAATTACTGACGAGGCGTTCACAGTCTCTTTTAATTAATGCCCGGTTAGCCGTCCGTAGAATAAAAAAATCAAGAGAACGGCCAAAGCATCATTGTGAAATTTGGCGGAATAGATTTTGACTTAAGTTCTAATTGTTAATACACAAAATAATCCATCCTCGAACGGTAAACTCTATAGGATGGATTATTTTATATTTGGCCATTTCTAGTTAACCTTCTTTGCAAGGAATCGCTCACTCTATCACGAATAGTTTGTTGCCTGTTTTTAGCCCTTCAAACCAAAATCTCAAGCTCCGCAACATTAACATAATACCCAAGATACTCCATAAAGATCTCCTTAAGCTCCTCCTTCTCTAACATAGGTGACATCACCACGGGATAGCTTTTATTAAACTCCAGGAGTACTTGCCGTCCAACCCGAACATCATCACCTAAGTCATCGCGGTCCGTTATTTTCTTCTTCAATACACTGGATAGCCCTAATTCATCGACAATCGACAGGATATTAAACACGAATTGTTTGTTGCGGAAGACTTCGTACTTAATCATATAGTTAAAGAGGTCCAAGTTATCGACGATGACTTCGTAATAGTGTTTGCGAGTTGCTTCGTCCTCGACTAGGTCGGTTATATATTCTGCTCCAATTACAGTCTTGTAAATGTAGTTTTCCCAGTCGAAGTTCTTCAGCACAATGTTGTTGAAATTCGTGATGCTGTCTTTGATCTCCGGGTATTCCCTTAGCAGGAAATCACGCTTCTTCAAGACGAGCAACGAGTGGCAGAACTGTTCGTCAAAATGCAATTCACGGTTGCTGCCTAGATAGTGATTGCCGACTGTCTCGAATGCTTCTAGAAACAATTGCTTCCTGACTTCTTCACTTCTTTTCGCCATATAGATGGGGAAGTCCGGAGCTGCTTTTATATAGACGGTTTCATCGGAAAAGTAGTCATCGTTGCTTTCGATCGTGTCATTCAAGAAGTCATTGTAAAACTGTTCGTTTTTCTTGTAGCCTTTGCTTAGCAGTTTAATCTCCACTTGCTTCCAATCCTTTCACAGCTGTCGCGTATTTTTCAATGACGCGGTCGGAAATTTTGTAGATCACTTCGTCAAGCGAGTCGACATCTAGTTCGTAGACCATCTTCGCTTTCATGAGTCGATAGAGCTTGGCGTCTAGCTGATCTGTTGGCAATTCAACATCGTCCAGGTAGACATGTCCGTCATCGCCATAATCGGGATTGGTTGCGAAGCGGTGTAATGCTTTCTGCAGTCCCATATAGATGTACGGGTTATTTAACGTTCCGCTCATTGGCATGCCAGCGAATTGGAGATCTTCATTTTTGTAATGAATGACAATCGTTTCACTGCCGAGTTCTACTTTAATATCAGACTTCAACGTAGCGTCAATCTTCCGTTCAAATAGATCGAACGGTTTTGTGGAGCTGCCTTCAAAAATGACGGTGTTCGAAAAGCCGAGAAGTGCATGTTTCGGAACGACGATGTCATCCTTGAACTCCCGATAGAAGTCGTTAATGTCTTCATTGTCACGGAATGAAATATCAGTCGTTGCTTGAATGCTCATTTGGATAGACGTTCGTGTGTTGATGGATAAACGTGATTTCGCAATCTCGATGGCACGCTCATCTGGCTGCAGTTTGAAGAACTTATTATCCTTCGACTGGATGATTAAGAAAAGCTGAGCTTGTTTGCGAGCGAGTAGCCGTTGTAAAAACTCGGATTCTACTTCGTATTCGATATCGAATCGATAGTTATCTGTATTCTCCTTCAGATCAACGCTCAACGTAAATCCGCCGCTCTCATAACTGTTCGATGTATTCG harbors:
- a CDS encoding DEAD/DEAH box helicase: MKWDSFTQIQDKTIPIILNTNKDVVISSGTASGKTEAALLPIVSLIEKKASLTLKVLYVSPLKALINNQFGRIEKLCEYTDIPIHRWHGDINQSQKKKFINQPAGILQITPESIESLFINRTGQLLQIFQHLEFIVIDEIHSFIGSERGVHLRSLLSRIQSYTLNAPRIIGLSATIDNFELVKRWINFSNPKTVEVIEALDSDKKLLYHLMHIPTDEDKRIPVEFFEDIRELTRDQKAIIFCNSRGNVEETTVFLNRLAEREKMGETYYAHHSSIDKKEREFVEKTIMESKLPKSVVATSSLELGIDIGDIDVVIQLDSTFTVSSLKQRLGRSGRKKDANQMLQLYSTKEDSLLQSLAVMELVLEKWIEPSANYPFPIDIAFHQIISICQETNGVSYSELIDRIGSNHILYTIDSVSLQALISHMIEQDHLEVVREKDELIVGIEGERILRSKEFYSVFITPEEYEVLSGIRRIGKLDKSPFISAGDNIILAGKLWTILGVDADKNKVYVNSAVNGKPPLYVGSGGKLHKKIGKKMWEIAISDREFSYTNEEATNTLNSMRAKYQHYGFLSNQRPVWVDKEEMLIETFTGTTIAQTLGWMLRAFGVNVIGIDGIGRIRIKGTPEINTILSKIRQKDWQPEALLPHTKENEYYSSKYSIYLPKSLQDKIHMAHEIDLISTLDYLNQNNFRHINLT
- a CDS encoding DUF262 domain-containing protein: MSNSKQFYSDGLVNIERLLNGQDYYEIPVLQRNYVWSKDNIKDLISDIKESMDEDHTQDYFIGSMVFSEGKERKVVVDGQQRITTLSLIFAVAVAQFNKNNDTDYIGLYSPYLYKGTPNDEGVIISMNRLKHHEKDNSFFTNLINSRPVGNTVTTSQTNMANARVTIEEELGSFNENELKRFINYLAKRVHIVSMVTSDLNMAFRIFETLNDRGAKLQPEDLLKNMLLRNLSDGSYDQVAKSWDNFINVLTSDNGKMLVPTSTFLKHYVMSKGHLVQKAKLYDWFEKRTQSSTVSQASLGYEINTNEGINAFINELADEAKLYVKALSGNFEESIDNCIALGVKQVLVMVLASKKLDETKRKKVFTLMESLIFSYVITASRFNVVEKSLYKVAGKIRNAHIDTALFEEAIKDIEALILDKKEQALTALVDFKMKKSDRKKAKYILSKLGESLDDIDHSGFTIEHIMPEEKSAGWKHVKETAEDYQALVSSIGNLTLINPSGNSSLKNKDFDSKKQVYNNQTMLTKTIVESVNTGTKNTKHDKAIKAFNYSPVSGTWNRKEIERRAKALRNLAEYIWFKF